One part of the Excalfactoria chinensis isolate bCotChi1 chromosome 8, bCotChi1.hap2, whole genome shotgun sequence genome encodes these proteins:
- the LRRC42 gene encoding leucine-rich repeat-containing protein 42 translates to MFPAGCSGSLEVAMTRAAPAALRHQSAARILARERGKQRRKPERRPGNGTAPPPAPRPRHGPARSRRRRGMGGAVRAGGGVSGQPPGQGGTRGMSYWLHSESHADAGPIYVRERGELRVVKPGAGGVQNGPRRARPVRLFSGGFSVELCLNGEDDRARRPRTDHFIFTYTKEGNLRYSAKSLFSLVLGYISDNVDHIDSLVGFPEQIAEKLFSAAEARQKFTEPVTGLRALQKFTEAYGSLVLCSLCLRNRYLVISEKLEEIKSFRELTCLDLSCCKLGDDHELLEHLTKEALSSVKQLLLKDNALSDAGLRRMTAPVRVLKKGLQNLLLLDLSCNPKITDVGIGYLLCFKKLNCLDISETGLKDVNAVVKRIQTQLGLVQSKVPLKEFDHSNCKTEGWAEQTVLQWEQAVMEATKPQEDLRSRTAAQRFYGKTRRIEEVVKHKLVEAEPKASGNLQFYKEDVQNCHLPLKKEVAGSHELKNNKKRALAEQERERTSKQKHLCLTVEDWDLLNTY, encoded by the exons ATGTTTCCGGCCGGGTGCTCCGGGTCGCTGGAGGTGGCCATGACGAGGGCAGCGCCCGCCGCGCTCAGGCACCAGTCGGCGGCCCGCATCCTCGCCCGGGAGCggggaaagcaaaggagaaagccCGAGAGGAGGCCCGGCAACGGTACGGCGCCGCCTCCCGCTCCCCGCCCTCGGCACGGCCCCGCCCGCAGCCGCCGGCGCCGCGGGATGGGCGGAGCGGTTCGGGCGGGTGGCGGCGTGTCGGGGCAGCCCCCGGGGCAG GGCGGGACGAGGGGAATGTCTTACTGGCTCCACTCGGAAAGCCACGCGGATGCCGGGCCGATCTACGTGCGTGAACGTGGGGAGCTGCGCGTGGTGAAACCGGGTGCGGGCGGCGTCCAGAACGGGCCCCGCAGAGCGCGGCCTGTCAGGCTGTTCTCGGGGGGGTTCTCGGTGGAGCTGTGTCTGAACGGGGAGGACGACAGGGCGAGGAGGCCGAGGACCGATCACTTCATCTTCACCTACACCAAGGAGGGCAACCTCCGCTACTCGGCCAAGTCCCTCTTCAGCCTGGTGCTGGGCTACATCTCCGACAACGTTGACCACATTGACTCGCTGGTCGGATTCCCAGAGCAGATCGCCGAAAAGCTCTTTTCGGCCGCAGAAGCGAGGCAGAAATTCACAGAACCCGTGACAGGACTGCGAGCTCTGCAGAAGTTCACCGAAGCGTACGGCAGCTTGGTGCTGTGCTCCTTGTGCCTGCGGAACAG ATACCTGGTTATCTCTGAAAAGCTAGAAGAAATCAAGTCCTTCCGGGAGCTGACCTGTTTGGATCTTTCCTGTTGTAAACTTGGAGATGACCATGAACTTTTGGAACACCTCACTAAAGAGGCTCTGTCGAG TGTAAAACAGCTTCTCCTGAAAGACAACGCTCTGTCAGACGCAGGCCTTCGCAGAATGACAGCTCCAGTACGAGTATTGAAAAAGGGACTTCAGAATCTTCTGCTGTTAGATTTGTCTT GTAACCCTAAGATCACAGATGTGGGAATTGGATACCTTCTTTGTTTCAAGAAGTTGAACTGTTTGGACATTTCTGAGACAGGCCTCAAG GACGTGAATGCTGTTGTGAAGCGGATCCAAACACAGCTAGGCTTGGTTCAATCCAAAGTGCCTCTAAAAGAATTTGATCATAGTAACTGCAAAACAGAGGGATGGGCAGAACAG ACAGTTCTGCAGTGGGAGCAGGCAGTTATGGAGGCCACGAAGCCACAAGAAGACTTGAGGTCCAGAACAGCAGCTCAGCGCTTCT ATGGCAAGACACGCAGAATAGAGGAAGTGGTCAAACACAAGCTGGTGGAAGCAGAACCAAAAGCATCTGGAAACTTACAGTTTTATAAGGAAGACGTTCAAAATTGCCATTTACCTTTGAAAAAGGAGGTTGCGGGCAGCCATGAattaaagaacaataaaaagaGAGCATTGGCAgaacaagagagagaaaggacTTCTAAACAGAAGCATCTGTGCCTCACTGTGGAGGACTGGGATTTGTTAAATACCTACTGA
- the LDLRAD1 gene encoding low-density lipoprotein receptor class A domain-containing protein 1, translating into MNRTHPQRNGDVTTFDSAESFSKEQGCCQLHCAHLCCPPRRAFIVLLLLAAIVAIVGLAIALGLQPHAPVNRPCVATHNWTGFLCNDRVTCIPASQVCDGTANCRNGEDEQEELCGDLPRSLPAYLIFHCSNPELWVYADQRCNGMNDCGDCSDEMGSLAACPPCGPAWWSCIPVHFEYCSCVPRALCRDGVQNCMSWSDEYICRP; encoded by the exons ATGAACAGAACTCACCCCCAGAGAAATGGTGATGTAACTACTTTTGATTCAGCCGAGTCCTTCTCTAAAGAACAAG gctgctgccagctgcactgTGCCCACCTGTGCTGCCCACCAAGACGGGCCTtcattgtgctgctgctcctggctgccaTAGTGGCCATCGTGGGCCTGGCAATCGCACTGGGACTGCAGCCACATGCACCGG TGAACCGCCCCTGTGTAGCCACTCATAACTGGACGGGCTTCTTGTGCAATGACAGAGTGACCTGCATCCCAGCCAGCCAGGTCTGTGATGGAACTGCCAACTGCAGAAATGGAGAGGATGAGCAGGAGGAACTCTGTG GTGACCTGCCCCGCAGTCTGCCAGCATACCTGATCTTTCACTGCAGTAACCCGGAGCTCTGGGTCTATGCTGACCAGAGGTGTAATGGGATGAACGACTGTGGAGACTGCTCTGATGAGATGGGGAGCT TGGCTGCCTGCCCTCCCTGCGGCCCAGCGTGGTGGAGCTGCATCCCTGTTCACTTTGAATACTGCTCCTGTGTGCCCAGGGCGCTGTGCCGGGATGGTGTGCAGAACTGCATGAGCTGGTCGGACGAGTACATCTGCAGGCCGTGA
- the IFT25 gene encoding intraflagellar transport protein 25 homolog, producing the protein MFPQEFIVSFPKRVTISKVAIQCYLVRSLRIERSVSKDPVDFEECVEKDLQHTEGQLQMEEFPLPDFQATYLRFIIKSAFDHFVSVHRVMAEGTAEDT; encoded by the exons ATGTTCCCACAGGAGTTCATCGTCAGCTTTCCCAAGCGTGTGACCATCAGCAAAGTGGCCATCCAGTGCTACCTGG TGCGGAGCTTAAGGATTGAAAGAAGTGTGTCTAAAGACCCAGTAGACTTTGAAGAGTGCGTTGAAAAAG ATTTGCAGCACACGGAAGGACAGCTTCAAATGGAAGAATTTCCT ctcCCTGATTTCCAGGCCACTTACTTGCGATTCATCATCAAATCCGCCTTCGATCATTTTGTGTCGGTGCACAGGGTGATGGCAGAGGGCACAGCAGAAGACACTTAA